One part of the Chryseobacterium mulctrae genome encodes these proteins:
- a CDS encoding FkbM family methyltransferase, whose translation MSLYQQLAEKLQYISPSFYKQRYFKSLKNLTKENFSGRNVEPELVWIKEYLKNDAVIFDIGANVGTFLYQFENKLNHKNIYAFEPNKKLNIRLRRLFPTMHISSVALSDENTTAQFKVPIIKGKMVASRGTLNTSYKEKDEENSYTETVEVVKLDDWAKSKNIKKIDFIKIDVEGNEMKTLFGGKDTIQKFKPTLMVEMEQRHHDQPIWNEIFEVENWGFEAHYLNRKTFTLEKLTEEILLKNISDEKNKTDYINNIIFFPKNV comes from the coding sequence ATGTCTTTATACCAGCAACTCGCAGAAAAACTACAGTACATCAGTCCAAGTTTTTATAAACAGAGGTATTTTAAAAGTTTAAAAAATCTCACCAAAGAAAATTTTTCAGGCCGTAATGTAGAGCCAGAGTTGGTTTGGATCAAAGAATATTTAAAAAACGATGCTGTAATTTTTGACATCGGAGCCAATGTAGGAACTTTTCTTTACCAGTTTGAAAACAAGCTGAATCACAAGAATATTTACGCTTTTGAGCCTAATAAAAAACTCAACATCAGACTGAGAAGACTTTTCCCGACGATGCATATTTCTTCTGTGGCACTTTCTGACGAAAATACGACGGCACAATTTAAAGTTCCGATCATTAAAGGAAAAATGGTTGCCTCAAGAGGCACTTTAAATACTTCTTACAAAGAAAAAGACGAAGAAAACTCTTATACAGAAACCGTAGAAGTTGTAAAGCTGGATGATTGGGCGAAATCTAAAAACATCAAAAAAATAGATTTCATCAAAATCGATGTGGAAGGAAACGAAATGAAAACTCTTTTTGGCGGAAAAGATACCATACAAAAATTCAAACCAACCTTAATGGTTGAAATGGAACAAAGACACCACGATCAACCCATTTGGAACGAGATTTTCGAAGTTGAAAACTGGGGTTTTGAAGCGCATTATCTAAACCGAAAAACATTTACCCTCGAAAAACTGACTGAAGAAATTTTATTAAAAAACATCAGCGACGAAAAAAATAAAACCGACTACATCAACAATATCATTTTCTTTCCCAAAAACGTTTAA